One genomic segment of Brevibacillus laterosporus LMG 15441 includes these proteins:
- a CDS encoding ABC transporter ATP-binding protein, with protein sequence MSALETKGLTLQYGDSIIIENLGLQIPKGEITVLIGSNGCGKSTLLRSLARLLKPASGHILLNGKGIAEQTTKEIAKQMAILPQGPIAPEGLTVLQLVKQGRYPHQNWLKQWTDEDEEKVAFALEVTQLTELAHRPIDSLSGGQRQRAWIALTLAQDTDIILLDEPTTYLDMTHQIEVLDILFELNQTRASTIVMVLHDLNLACRYAHHLVAVQDKQIYAQGSPETVLTEKMVEHVFRMQSKIIADPLYGTPMCIPVGNSRRILSSAKDEILPAQRLAT encoded by the coding sequence ATGTCTGCTCTAGAAACCAAAGGACTAACCCTGCAATACGGGGATTCCATTATAATTGAAAATCTTGGTCTGCAAATTCCTAAGGGTGAAATTACCGTTTTAATTGGAAGCAATGGTTGTGGGAAATCCACCCTTCTTCGCTCCTTGGCTCGATTATTAAAACCGGCATCAGGACATATATTATTAAATGGGAAAGGTATTGCAGAACAAACAACAAAAGAGATCGCCAAACAAATGGCTATTCTGCCACAGGGCCCGATTGCACCAGAAGGATTAACTGTCTTGCAGCTAGTGAAACAAGGGCGTTATCCACACCAAAACTGGCTCAAGCAATGGACTGATGAAGATGAGGAAAAGGTCGCCTTTGCTCTGGAAGTGACGCAATTAACAGAGCTTGCTCACCGTCCCATTGATTCGCTTTCCGGTGGTCAGCGCCAGCGTGCTTGGATTGCTCTTACACTGGCTCAAGATACGGATATTATTTTGCTGGATGAGCCTACTACCTATTTAGATATGACTCATCAAATTGAAGTGCTTGATATTTTATTTGAATTAAACCAGACACGTGCATCTACAATTGTCATGGTGCTGCATGATCTTAATTTAGCATGTCGATATGCACATCATTTAGTCGCTGTTCAAGATAAACAAATTTATGCTCAAGGTAGTCCAGAAACCGTACTGACCGAAAAAATGGTCGAACATGTTTTCCGTATGCAATCGAAAATTATTGCCGATCCTCTGTATGGAACACCAATGTGTATCCCTGTAGGAAACAGTCGCCGGATACTATCATCTGCAAAAGATGAGATTTTGCCAGCACAACGACTTGCTACGTAA
- a CDS encoding ABC transporter permease, producing the protein MKNKGKLLALPGFLWLTIFFLVPMLFVVMLSFLKRGIYGQIVYEFTLANYARFFESLYVQIFIETLLVSVGTTIICLLLGYPLAYMITRLDRKWQNLWLLLVMIPFWINFLVRSYAWVIILRTQGLVNTVLQSLGLIDQPLTLLYTPGAVLLGMVYALLPFIILPIYVSLEQLDRKKLEAAYDLGATPAKTFWHITLPLTMPGVVSGCILVFVSSLGMFVVPDVMGGAKSSLFGNVIQNQFLSARDWPFGSALSMVIVLFSIIMIYLYYRATKMQEKQEGRG; encoded by the coding sequence TTGAAAAATAAAGGAAAGCTACTTGCTCTCCCAGGATTCCTCTGGTTAACGATCTTTTTCTTAGTGCCCATGCTTTTTGTGGTTATGCTTTCTTTTCTGAAGAGGGGAATATACGGGCAAATCGTCTATGAATTTACACTAGCTAACTATGCTAGATTCTTTGAATCGCTATATGTACAAATCTTTATCGAAACCTTGCTTGTATCCGTGGGAACGACCATCATTTGTCTGTTGTTGGGTTATCCTTTAGCTTATATGATTACCCGACTAGATCGTAAGTGGCAAAACTTATGGCTCTTATTAGTGATGATTCCATTTTGGATTAATTTTCTGGTTCGCTCTTATGCTTGGGTCATCATTTTACGTACACAAGGTCTTGTAAATACTGTTTTGCAATCGCTTGGCCTTATCGACCAACCGCTCACGCTCTTGTATACACCAGGAGCTGTTTTGCTCGGGATGGTCTATGCGTTGTTGCCGTTTATTATCTTGCCGATCTATGTCTCCTTAGAACAATTAGATCGTAAAAAGCTGGAGGCTGCCTATGATTTAGGAGCTACACCAGCCAAAACATTTTGGCACATTACCCTGCCTCTAACTATGCCGGGAGTTGTAAGCGGCTGTATTTTAGTTTTCGTTTCTTCACTGGGTATGTTCGTTGTTCCAGATGTAATGGGTGGAGCTAAATCTTCACTATTTGGTAATGTCATTCAAAACCAATTCCTGTCTGCACGTGATTGGCCATTTGGTTCAGCATTATCCATGGTGATTGTACTCTTCTCGATCATCATGATTTATTTATACTATCGCGCAACAAAAATGCAAGAGAAACAAGAAGGGAGAGGATGA
- the mutM gene encoding bifunctional DNA-formamidopyrimidine glycosylase/DNA-(apurinic or apyrimidinic site) lyase, with translation MPELPEMEHYRGMLNRYILDKPIRHVEVTREKTINCPVTYFQQTLLNQTITTVQRRGKYLLFHLSNNQVLLLHLMLSGFMYWGSDADKLDRTAQVTLSFDQHKLFFHGLRLGYLHIYKDEGISQQLATLGPEPLMPLFTAATLAKLLKKKRTVLKKALTDQHVIAGIGNCYSDEICFQARQLPLKNCQELSQADIQALSQALHEVLTRALQLGGYMEYRFYKSDRLTGGYNHHCLVYDRPQEPCLRCQTPIVMTRLASRKVFYCPNCQH, from the coding sequence ATGCCAGAACTTCCAGAGATGGAGCATTATAGGGGCATGTTAAATCGCTACATCTTAGATAAACCGATTCGACATGTCGAGGTAACACGGGAGAAAACCATCAATTGTCCTGTCACTTACTTCCAGCAGACACTGCTGAATCAAACGATCACAACTGTTCAGCGCCGTGGTAAGTATCTATTATTTCATCTAAGCAACAACCAGGTTCTGTTGCTCCACCTCATGTTATCCGGATTTATGTACTGGGGTAGCGATGCTGATAAATTGGATCGGACGGCCCAGGTTACCCTGAGCTTTGATCAACATAAGCTTTTTTTCCATGGTCTGCGGCTCGGCTACTTACATATATACAAAGACGAAGGCATTTCTCAGCAGCTTGCTACACTTGGACCCGAACCGCTTATGCCGTTATTTACCGCAGCCACTCTGGCCAAACTGTTGAAAAAGAAACGAACCGTGTTAAAAAAAGCCCTTACCGATCAGCATGTTATTGCAGGCATTGGTAATTGTTATTCTGATGAAATTTGCTTTCAAGCAAGGCAGTTGCCTCTTAAAAATTGTCAGGAATTATCGCAAGCAGATATTCAAGCATTATCCCAAGCACTTCATGAGGTATTGACACGCGCCTTACAGCTAGGGGGTTATATGGAGTACCGATTTTATAAGAGTGATCGTCTCACCGGAGGATATAATCATCATTGCTTGGTCTATGACCGCCCTCAAGAGCCATGTTTACGTTGTCAGACACCTATCGTCATGACTCGTTTAGCTTCCCGCAAGGTATTTTACTGCCCAAACTGCCAGCATTAG
- a CDS encoding FecCD family ABC transporter permease, which produces MGKSILERPFVKAIGLLLGLLVLLACMLVSVVYGVINTDIHTLIEAYTHFNGSNEHIVILETRVPRSIIAAAIGINLGIAGCILQALTRNPIGDVGIFGINGAASFAIVCSVGFLGANSMQALTWAGFTGALLGGIAVYILGSIGRDGITPLKMTLAGAALTALFSSFTNGILVTNEQALEEVLFWLAGSVADRKLSYLMEGLPFMIAAWIIALLLAPAINTFMLGEDVAKGLGQRTLLLKIGMGAVVIILSGCSVAVAGPIGFVGLFTPHVARYLTGNDMKWTILYSGLFGGILLVISDILARAIAMPQELPIGVMTALFGAPFFIYVIRKGMLR; this is translated from the coding sequence ATGGGAAAAAGCATCTTAGAACGGCCTTTTGTAAAAGCAATAGGTCTACTACTCGGATTGTTAGTATTGCTAGCTTGTATGCTCGTCAGTGTCGTTTACGGTGTAATTAATACTGATATACACACTCTGATAGAAGCTTATACACATTTTAACGGAAGCAACGAACATATTGTCATTCTTGAAACGAGAGTTCCGCGCAGTATTATTGCAGCAGCCATAGGGATTAATTTAGGTATAGCAGGTTGTATTCTGCAAGCTTTGACACGTAATCCGATTGGGGACGTAGGCATCTTTGGAATAAATGGGGCCGCTTCATTTGCTATTGTTTGTTCTGTTGGTTTCTTAGGAGCAAACTCTATGCAAGCCTTAACCTGGGCTGGTTTCACGGGAGCCCTGCTAGGTGGGATCGCTGTTTATATCTTAGGCTCTATTGGTCGCGATGGGATAACTCCCTTAAAAATGACATTGGCAGGTGCGGCATTAACCGCTCTGTTCTCTTCCTTCACGAATGGAATTTTAGTTACAAATGAACAAGCCTTAGAGGAAGTATTATTTTGGTTAGCTGGCTCTGTAGCTGATCGTAAGCTCTCCTATTTAATGGAAGGGTTACCGTTCATGATCGCAGCATGGATAATAGCACTGCTGTTAGCCCCAGCAATTAATACGTTCATGCTAGGAGAAGACGTAGCAAAAGGCTTAGGACAGCGAACTCTTTTGTTAAAAATCGGAATGGGTGCAGTTGTGATTATTTTATCTGGCTGTTCGGTGGCTGTAGCAGGACCAATAGGCTTTGTAGGTTTGTTCACTCCTCATGTAGCTCGTTACCTTACTGGAAACGATATGAAGTGGACAATATTGTACAGCGGATTATTCGGAGGAATTTTACTGGTTATCTCTGATATCTTAGCTAGAGCGATAGCGATGCCTCAGGAATTACCAATTGGTGTAATGACAGCCTTATTTGGAGCTCCCTTCTTCATTTATGTCATTCGAAAGGGGATGCTTCGTTGA
- a CDS encoding ABC transporter substrate-binding protein encodes MKISQIMHHSRLMKIAAPVLLLMMLVVGCGQQQNATTEAKPSETKQEGTAYKVKHAMGETNVNGTPQRVVVLTREGTEAVLELGIKPVGAVQSWDKKDQPFYDHIKADMEGVKDVGDELQPNIEAIAALKPDLILGVKIRHEKIYDQLSAVAPTVLAETLRGEWKNNFKLYAEALHKKAEGDKVIADFDKKVADLRAKAGDKLKTEVSLVRFMPGKTRIYYSQTFAGMLLNEVGFARPKAQQKDDFAAEITKERMPELDGDILFYYTYNKGVKDDSGSKLEQEWTNDPLWKNLKVSKNNKVFKVDDVIWNIAGGVRAANLLLDEFDKYLVEGKQ; translated from the coding sequence ATGAAAATTTCACAAATCATGCATCATTCACGTCTCATGAAGATTGCTGCGCCTGTTTTGCTACTTATGATGCTTGTTGTAGGATGCGGTCAACAGCAGAATGCTACAACAGAAGCTAAGCCTAGTGAGACAAAGCAAGAGGGTACAGCTTATAAGGTGAAGCATGCAATGGGAGAAACGAATGTAAATGGAACTCCCCAACGTGTGGTAGTTTTGACACGTGAAGGTACAGAAGCTGTTCTCGAACTAGGGATTAAGCCAGTTGGTGCTGTACAATCTTGGGATAAAAAGGACCAACCCTTCTATGATCATATCAAAGCAGATATGGAGGGTGTAAAAGATGTCGGTGATGAGCTACAGCCTAATATTGAAGCAATTGCGGCTCTAAAACCCGATCTCATTCTTGGTGTAAAAATCCGTCATGAAAAGATTTATGATCAACTAAGTGCCGTTGCCCCAACTGTTTTAGCAGAAACATTGCGCGGTGAATGGAAAAACAACTTTAAATTGTATGCGGAAGCGTTACATAAGAAAGCAGAAGGCGATAAGGTAATTGCCGATTTTGATAAAAAGGTAGCAGACCTGCGTGCAAAAGCTGGGGATAAATTAAAAACAGAAGTATCTCTAGTTCGTTTTATGCCTGGCAAAACTCGCATTTACTACAGTCAAACCTTTGCAGGAATGCTATTGAATGAAGTAGGCTTTGCGCGACCAAAAGCACAGCAAAAAGATGATTTTGCAGCCGAAATTACCAAAGAACGCATGCCTGAATTAGATGGCGATATCTTGTTCTACTATACGTACAATAAAGGTGTAAAAGATGACAGTGGTAGCAAGCTAGAACAAGAATGGACAAATGATCCGTTATGGAAAAACCTTAAAGTATCAAAGAACAACAAAGTATTTAAAGTAGATGATGTCATCTGGAATATAGCAGGCGGTGTACGTGCAGCTAATCTGCTGTTAGATGAATTTGATAAGTATCTGGTAGAAGGTAAACAATAA
- a CDS encoding THUMP domain-containing class I SAM-dependent RNA methyltransferase — protein MKHQVDLIATAAFGLEAVVAEEVRGMGYENVTVENGKVMFPADISDIPRTNLWLRTADRIRLKIGEFKATSFDELFEKTKALPWSDFIPENGHFPVEGKSVKSELFSVSDCQAIVKKAVVESLKGTYHTSWFNEDGPTFKIEVALLKDIATLTIDTSGAGLHKRGYRDWIGAAPIKETMAASLIMLSRWKPDRVLIDPFCGSGTIPIEAAMIGRNIAPGMNREFVSENWPIIPRTTWRQARAETHDLAQYDRQLEIIGTDIDEEVIKIARRNAEEAGIDDTIHFQRMDMRDLRSKKKYGYLICNPPYGERLSDYRTVERLYRDMGQVFSKLDTWSSYVITSDENFESYFGKKASKKRKLFNGNMRVDYYQFFGPRPPRPRANSGDVTDQER, from the coding sequence ATGAAACATCAAGTAGATTTGATCGCAACCGCTGCATTTGGCTTAGAAGCAGTAGTAGCGGAAGAAGTACGCGGGATGGGGTATGAGAATGTAACGGTAGAAAACGGAAAGGTTATGTTTCCTGCTGATATTTCGGATATTCCGCGTACAAATTTATGGCTGCGTACGGCAGATCGCATCCGATTGAAAATTGGTGAATTCAAAGCGACCAGCTTTGATGAATTATTTGAAAAAACAAAGGCATTGCCTTGGTCTGATTTTATTCCAGAGAATGGACACTTTCCTGTGGAGGGGAAATCAGTAAAGTCGGAGTTGTTTAGTGTATCTGATTGTCAGGCAATCGTAAAGAAAGCAGTTGTAGAAAGCTTAAAGGGAACCTACCATACTAGCTGGTTTAACGAAGATGGTCCTACTTTTAAAATTGAAGTGGCGTTATTAAAAGATATTGCGACGCTAACCATTGATACCAGTGGAGCAGGCTTACATAAACGTGGCTATCGTGATTGGATCGGGGCAGCTCCTATTAAGGAGACGATGGCAGCTTCGTTGATCATGCTTTCGCGTTGGAAGCCAGATCGTGTATTGATTGATCCGTTCTGTGGGTCTGGTACGATTCCGATTGAAGCCGCTATGATTGGCAGAAATATTGCTCCTGGTATGAACAGAGAATTCGTTTCGGAGAACTGGCCGATTATTCCGCGGACAACATGGCGTCAGGCGCGTGCTGAGACGCATGATTTGGCTCAATACGATCGGCAACTAGAAATTATAGGAACCGATATTGATGAAGAGGTTATTAAAATAGCGAGACGGAATGCAGAGGAAGCTGGAATAGATGACACGATCCACTTTCAACGCATGGATATGAGAGATTTACGTTCCAAAAAGAAATATGGCTACCTGATTTGCAATCCGCCATACGGAGAGCGTCTAAGCGACTATCGCACGGTAGAAAGATTGTATCGTGACATGGGGCAGGTATTTAGTAAGTTAGATACATGGTCTTCTTACGTGATTACCTCTGATGAAAATTTTGAGTCATATTTTGGCAAGAAAGCCAGCAAAAAACGCAAGCTATTTAATGGAAACATGCGTGTGGATTACTATCAATTCTTTGGGCCGCGTCCACCGCGTCCACGGGCTAATTCTGGGGATGTAACAGATCAAGAGAGATAA
- a CDS encoding DUF4855 domain-containing protein, producing MWKNGFTHKLMSVATATALLLTSGFMTPQAFAAKEGNASIPASSSAYLGNGEFLDTKGHYAEKAIKHLASMQVINGVTATEFRPNAQISRQDFIVLLSRSLGVLPSEHAESTFSDLAKDSVYQAYASTLADNGIMKGKADGSMGGKEPLSRQELAVLLERVNQHLSIGANEKKANPATFLDEKKIAGFAQEASYAAVRQGWLTAYKGAFQPDKLVTRGDAVVLVDRLVELRKKQADGKGFTVNHSRIKIMTGMTEQIKVKPEGDQPLPFTPIFAFDDKALGHISADGTFVAGTAAGKGVITVTVGYQSIQIPVEVTTHGVAEDEKKAENQAKTDEAKTNPAESKADDTKQADEKKQNVEQKSSTDQASSEQKTPSQSVATETDTVNSNTAKEKKQEQKEEEPVEGWINYARNSQVTVKSLDPADPLFNESEKKYPGPAGGLTDPADVWTGYLRQMGREVTLDLHKVQTLDMVELTFRQEKTSGITLPSELEVEVSRDGKIWGYAGKATHAISPGELQKLDRTLRISLPELDAQYVRVRFPVKVFTFAKQLKVYGHEAEPARAKLISFPLSKTSTPIEDNKADDRVKDMLLVYHGAYDDRGSWSKDDFLPMAGYIEPDGSIPDQMFDTMLFLPFPNMTETKADWEKYMDNLFEPGRQLDALNSAMFEMNKRRNSLVLNTKKEKVVLTLPYPSPKVSDWGKLEENGPSLSFDPAKVGQEQAYKNRLAAITWYKDKLINRWYQSEYKYLKLEGIYWFQELVDDAAPKERELIRNVADMVHYHGFRFYWIPYYGAPGLEEWKNLGFDYAFLQPNYYQANEVPIERVQLTLDVANKYGMGVEIEGDEKFLRDMRLYRTYYNQLIAGHKIGIDKDKIHAYYFGSKNLLMAYRSKEQQARKIYDDTYKWMKGKFDMKEFLVPEVVPTPTTKPEDQKQTTGDANPAAKDEAGEKADQKAEDQKAESEKPVNEKTTENHDKAETKE from the coding sequence ATGTGGAAAAACGGTTTTACTCATAAGCTGATGAGTGTGGCAACAGCTACTGCCTTGTTATTGACCTCAGGCTTCATGACACCCCAAGCTTTTGCGGCAAAAGAGGGGAATGCTTCTATTCCGGCATCCTCTTCTGCTTATCTAGGGAATGGTGAGTTCCTTGATACGAAAGGTCACTATGCAGAAAAAGCAATTAAGCATCTTGCCAGCATGCAGGTTATTAATGGGGTGACGGCTACCGAATTTCGGCCAAATGCTCAAATATCCCGCCAGGATTTTATTGTACTATTGTCCCGTTCATTAGGAGTGCTGCCAAGCGAGCATGCAGAAAGCACATTCTCTGATCTTGCAAAAGATAGTGTGTATCAGGCATATGCTTCTACATTGGCTGATAATGGAATTATGAAAGGCAAAGCTGACGGTAGTATGGGAGGCAAAGAACCGCTTTCCCGTCAGGAGCTAGCTGTGCTGTTAGAGAGAGTTAATCAGCACCTTTCAATTGGAGCAAACGAGAAAAAAGCGAATCCTGCTACTTTTTTGGATGAAAAAAAGATAGCTGGCTTTGCACAAGAGGCAAGTTATGCAGCAGTTCGTCAAGGATGGCTGACGGCTTATAAAGGAGCATTTCAGCCTGATAAATTGGTAACGCGTGGCGATGCGGTTGTGTTAGTGGATCGCCTAGTAGAGCTTCGAAAAAAACAAGCTGATGGAAAAGGCTTTACTGTTAATCACTCTAGGATCAAGATCATGACTGGAATGACTGAACAAATCAAGGTCAAGCCTGAGGGAGATCAGCCACTGCCATTTACGCCGATTTTTGCTTTTGACGATAAAGCGCTAGGCCATATTTCTGCGGACGGTACATTCGTAGCGGGTACAGCAGCAGGTAAAGGAGTAATAACGGTAACGGTTGGTTATCAAAGCATCCAAATACCAGTAGAGGTAACAACTCATGGTGTAGCTGAGGATGAGAAAAAAGCGGAGAATCAAGCAAAAACAGACGAAGCCAAGACAAATCCTGCTGAATCTAAAGCTGATGATACGAAGCAAGCAGATGAAAAGAAACAAAACGTTGAGCAAAAATCATCAACGGACCAAGCTTCTTCCGAACAAAAAACACCAAGCCAGTCTGTAGCAACTGAGACAGATACTGTTAACAGCAATACAGCTAAGGAAAAGAAACAGGAACAAAAAGAGGAAGAGCCAGTAGAAGGCTGGATTAATTATGCCCGTAACAGTCAGGTAACCGTAAAATCACTCGATCCTGCTGACCCTTTATTTAATGAGTCAGAGAAGAAATACCCTGGTCCAGCTGGCGGATTGACCGATCCGGCAGATGTTTGGACAGGCTATCTTCGTCAAATGGGACGTGAAGTAACGCTTGATCTACATAAGGTACAGACGCTGGATATGGTAGAGCTTACCTTTAGACAAGAGAAAACAAGCGGGATTACATTGCCTTCCGAGCTAGAGGTGGAAGTATCGCGGGACGGTAAAATTTGGGGTTATGCGGGTAAAGCTACGCATGCTATTTCCCCTGGGGAATTACAAAAACTGGATCGCACCCTGCGCATTAGCTTACCGGAATTGGATGCACAGTATGTTCGAGTACGTTTTCCTGTAAAAGTGTTCACATTTGCTAAACAACTGAAAGTATATGGACATGAAGCAGAGCCTGCACGGGCTAAGCTCATCTCCTTTCCTTTAAGCAAAACAAGCACACCTATTGAAGATAATAAGGCAGATGACCGGGTAAAAGATATGCTATTGGTATACCATGGGGCATATGACGACCGTGGTAGCTGGTCGAAAGACGACTTTTTACCGATGGCGGGCTATATTGAGCCAGATGGTTCCATTCCTGATCAAATGTTTGATACCATGTTGTTCCTTCCGTTTCCGAACATGACGGAAACAAAGGCTGACTGGGAGAAGTATATGGACAATCTATTCGAACCGGGTCGCCAATTGGATGCCTTAAACTCAGCTATGTTTGAAATGAATAAACGACGTAATTCTCTTGTATTAAATACGAAGAAGGAAAAGGTGGTACTAACCTTGCCTTATCCTTCTCCAAAGGTGAGCGATTGGGGTAAGCTGGAGGAAAATGGGCCGTCTCTATCATTTGACCCTGCTAAGGTAGGGCAAGAGCAAGCCTATAAAAACCGCTTAGCAGCCATTACCTGGTACAAGGATAAGCTAATTAATCGTTGGTACCAATCAGAATATAAGTATTTGAAGCTAGAAGGAATCTACTGGTTCCAAGAGCTTGTAGATGACGCGGCACCGAAAGAACGCGAGTTGATTCGCAACGTTGCCGACATGGTTCATTACCATGGATTCCGTTTCTACTGGATTCCGTATTATGGCGCTCCAGGTTTAGAGGAATGGAAAAATCTTGGGTTTGATTATGCTTTCCTTCAGCCGAACTATTATCAGGCAAATGAAGTACCTATAGAACGGGTTCAGCTTACCTTAGATGTAGCTAATAAATATGGAATGGGTGTAGAGATCGAGGGAGACGAGAAATTCTTACGCGATATGCGTCTCTATCGTACCTACTACAATCAACTCATTGCCGGTCATAAAATCGGAATTGATAAGGACAAAATCCATGCGTATTATTTCGGTTCTAAAAATCTGTTGATGGCTTACCGCAGTAAGGAGCAGCAAGCCAGAAAGATTTATGATGATACGTACAAGTGGATGAAGGGCAAGTTTGATATGAAAGAATTCCTTGTTCCTGAGGTAGTGCCAACTCCTACTACGAAGCCAGAGGATCAAAAGCAAACAACGGGGGATGCAAATCCTGCTGCTAAGGATGAAGCTGGGGAAAAAGCTGATCAAAAGGCTGAGGATCAGAAAGCTGAATCTGAGAAACCAGTCAATGAGAAAACAACGGAAAATCATGATAAGGCTGAAACAAAAGAATAA
- a CDS encoding ABC transporter ATP-binding protein, which translates to MKTIIHLDSVEKSFNDHVVIPAFSLSIQEGEFITLLGPSGCGKTTLMRMISGFEEPTSGHIYLDGKDVTKIPPYQRDMNMVFQHYALFPHMTVAENILFGLKMKNVPQAEQKTRLEEVLHFTQLTEYQKRKPKQLSGGQQQRVAIARAIINNPRVLLLDEPLGALDYQLRKNLQVELKNIQRNLGITFIYVTHDQDEAMSMSDRIAVVNQGRIEQLGTPEEIYYKPNSLFVATFIGENNILNTKAGLLGVRPEKIRLYKENEEVARHKSKGIIEDIIFLGNIFKVFVRAEDDIVITAHLYEKGSWHKGERVGVFWAEEDEVILR; encoded by the coding sequence ATGAAAACGATCATACACTTGGATTCAGTGGAAAAAAGCTTTAATGATCACGTGGTCATTCCCGCATTTTCACTGTCAATCCAGGAAGGTGAATTCATCACTTTGCTCGGTCCCAGCGGATGCGGAAAAACGACGCTGATGCGCATGATTTCTGGGTTTGAAGAGCCTACTTCTGGACATATCTACCTGGATGGAAAGGATGTAACCAAAATCCCTCCTTACCAACGAGATATGAACATGGTATTTCAACATTATGCTCTGTTCCCACACATGACCGTTGCTGAAAACATTCTTTTTGGTTTAAAAATGAAAAATGTGCCTCAGGCCGAACAAAAGACTCGTTTGGAAGAAGTGCTGCATTTTACACAACTGACCGAATATCAGAAACGTAAACCAAAACAGCTATCTGGTGGACAGCAGCAACGTGTTGCAATTGCCCGTGCGATCATTAACAATCCAAGGGTATTATTATTGGACGAGCCGCTTGGTGCGCTCGACTACCAACTGCGCAAAAACCTTCAGGTTGAACTAAAAAATATTCAGCGGAATTTGGGCATTACCTTTATCTATGTGACGCATGATCAGGATGAAGCTATGTCGATGTCAGACCGCATCGCGGTTGTAAACCAAGGTCGAATTGAGCAATTGGGCACACCAGAAGAAATTTATTACAAGCCAAACAGTCTGTTTGTTGCAACCTTTATTGGTGAAAACAATATCTTAAATACAAAAGCAGGTCTTTTAGGAGTACGTCCTGAAAAGATTCGTTTATATAAAGAAAATGAGGAAGTAGCTCGACACAAGAGCAAGGGAATCATTGAAGATATTATTTTCTTAGGTAATATCTTTAAGGTGTTTGTCCGCGCCGAGGACGACATTGTTATTACTGCACATCTTTACGAAAAAGGCTCTTGGCACAAAGGCGAGAGAGTTGGTGTATTCTGGGCAGAAGAAGATGAGGTGATTCTGCGTTGA
- a CDS encoding FecCD family ABC transporter permease, producing MKKLLVFRLKKPNISYLMEKRVLWIVLAILFLTFMAMVCSLGVGEYPISPWNVMKVFLGLGSDQENLIVMKFRMPRLLTGMLVGMGLGVSGAILQSIIRNPLASPDIIGITSGASVAAVVFIVLFETASIFWLPLFAIVGAGIAGLLIYVLAWKKGVTPVRLVLIGVGVKEILAALTTLITVASPLYLTPKAKIWLTGSVYGTSWDTVSMLAPWIACFMLLAFIYGRSVNLLQLGDDVAQGAGSAVELHRLILLSFSVALAGAAVAIGGAISFVGLLAPHIAKKVVGPVFGALLPASALLGALIVLVSDLVARTVFAPLDLPVGIFTSLIGAPFFIFLLVKNRNK from the coding sequence ATGAAAAAACTCCTTGTTTTTCGACTTAAAAAACCAAACATTTCCTATTTAATGGAAAAACGTGTGCTATGGATCGTGCTTGCTATTCTGTTCCTAACGTTTATGGCAATGGTGTGCAGCCTCGGAGTAGGTGAATATCCAATTTCTCCCTGGAATGTTATGAAAGTGTTTCTTGGATTAGGAAGCGACCAGGAAAATCTGATTGTCATGAAATTTCGCATGCCTCGTCTTTTGACAGGTATGCTCGTTGGAATGGGGCTTGGTGTATCAGGAGCAATCCTTCAAAGCATCATTCGCAATCCACTCGCTTCTCCTGACATTATTGGCATCACCAGTGGAGCTAGTGTTGCAGCAGTCGTCTTCATTGTTTTGTTTGAAACAGCGAGTATTTTCTGGCTTCCGTTGTTTGCTATTGTAGGAGCTGGTATTGCAGGCTTACTCATTTATGTCTTAGCTTGGAAAAAAGGAGTAACTCCTGTACGACTAGTATTGATAGGCGTTGGTGTGAAAGAGATTTTAGCCGCACTTACCACCTTAATCACCGTTGCAAGCCCGCTGTATTTGACGCCTAAAGCTAAAATTTGGCTAACAGGCAGTGTCTATGGAACATCATGGGATACCGTATCTATGTTAGCTCCTTGGATCGCTTGCTTTATGTTACTCGCTTTTATATACGGTCGTAGTGTCAACCTGCTGCAATTAGGAGATGATGTGGCCCAAGGAGCTGGCTCTGCTGTTGAATTGCATCGACTCATCCTATTGTCCTTCTCCGTGGCATTGGCAGGCGCTGCTGTGGCCATCGGTGGGGCAATCAGCTTTGTTGGACTGCTAGCTCCTCATATTGCAAAAAAGGTAGTAGGTCCTGTTTTTGGAGCTTTATTGCCCGCATCTGCACTGCTGGGTGCTCTTATCGTCTTAGTCTCTGATCTCGTAGCTCGCACAGTTTTTGCGCCACTTGATCTGCCTGTAGGAATTTTCACCTCCCTCATCGGAGCGCCATTCTTTATATTTCTATTGGTTAAAAATCGTAATAAGTAA